The following proteins are encoded in a genomic region of Xanthomonas cassavae CFBP 4642:
- the hemL gene encoding glutamate-1-semialdehyde 2,1-aminomutase has product MNHTRSHALLAQAQTLLPGGVNSPVRAFKSVGGEPFFVARADGPYLYDVDANRYIDYVGSWGPMIAGHNHPAVREAVERAIRDGLSFGAPCAAEVTMADTITRLVPSCEMVRMVNSGTEATLSAVRLARGATGRSRIIKFEGCYHGHGDSFLVKAGSGMLTLGVPTSPGVPAGLSELTATLSFNDFEGATALFDEIGADVAAVIIEPVVGNANCIPPLAGYLQHLRKLCTRHGALLIFDEVMTGFRVALGGAQALYGVTPDLTTFGKIIGGGMPVGAYGGRRELMEQIAPAGPIYQAGTLSGNPVAMAAGLAMLELVQAPGFHARLSEATSALCEGLEDAARAAGIAVTTNQVGGMFGLFFADEIVESYAQATACDITRFNRFFHAMLQRGVYLAPSAYEAGFMSSAHDAAVIDATLAAAREAFADVAR; this is encoded by the coding sequence ATGAACCACACCCGCTCCCACGCCCTGTTGGCCCAGGCGCAGACACTGCTGCCCGGCGGCGTCAATTCACCGGTGCGGGCGTTCAAGTCGGTGGGAGGCGAGCCGTTCTTCGTGGCGCGCGCCGACGGCCCGTATCTGTACGATGTCGACGCCAACCGCTATATCGACTACGTGGGTTCGTGGGGCCCGATGATCGCCGGCCACAACCACCCGGCGGTGCGCGAGGCGGTGGAACGCGCCATTCGTGACGGGCTGTCGTTCGGTGCGCCGTGCGCGGCCGAAGTGACCATGGCCGACACCATCACCCGGCTGGTGCCTTCCTGCGAGATGGTGCGCATGGTCAATTCCGGCACCGAGGCCACGCTGTCGGCGGTGCGCCTGGCGCGCGGCGCGACCGGGCGTAGCCGCATCATCAAGTTCGAAGGCTGCTATCACGGCCACGGCGACTCGTTCCTGGTCAAGGCCGGCAGCGGCATGCTGACCCTGGGCGTGCCGACCTCGCCGGGCGTGCCGGCGGGCCTGAGCGAACTGACCGCCACGCTCAGCTTCAACGATTTCGAAGGCGCTACCGCCCTGTTCGACGAGATCGGCGCCGATGTGGCGGCGGTGATCATCGAACCGGTGGTGGGCAACGCCAACTGCATTCCGCCGCTGGCCGGCTATCTGCAGCACCTGCGCAAGCTGTGCACGCGGCATGGCGCGCTATTGATCTTCGACGAGGTGATGACCGGTTTCCGCGTCGCCCTGGGTGGGGCGCAGGCGCTGTACGGGGTGACGCCGGACCTGACCACCTTTGGCAAGATCATCGGCGGCGGCATGCCGGTGGGCGCGTATGGCGGCCGTCGCGAGCTGATGGAGCAGATTGCCCCGGCCGGGCCGATCTACCAGGCCGGTACCTTGTCGGGCAACCCGGTGGCCATGGCCGCGGGCCTGGCGATGCTGGAGCTTGTGCAGGCGCCGGGCTTCCATGCTCGCCTGAGCGAGGCCACCAGCGCGTTGTGCGAGGGGCTGGAAGATGCCGCGCGTGCGGCCGGCATTGCGGTCACCACCAACCAGGTGGGCGGCATGTTCGGGCTGTTCTTCGCCGACGAGATCGTGGAGAGCTACGCCCAGGCCACCGCCTGCGACATCACCCGCTTCAATCGCTTCTTCCACGCGATGCTGCAGCGGGGCGTGTATCTGGCGCCGTCGGCGTACGAAGCCGGCTTCATGTCCAGCGCACACGATGCGGCAGTGATCGATGCCACGCTGGCGGCCGCGCGCGAGGCCTTTGCCGACGTGGCGCGCTGA